One genomic region from Rattus norvegicus strain BN/NHsdMcwi chromosome 10, GRCr8, whole genome shotgun sequence encodes:
- the LOC120093097 gene encoding ral guanine nucleotide dissociation stimulator-like, translated as MFSCCCWTTRGSGPKKDNRKGHDSVWRHRVLSCLQCMWPFSQKEKKLSKASPGHTDQVENASAQQDQMEAQRGSSIRAQTVVEQMNTLMPSLSAYRHFASPLQILDLLFVRDSYLSPYSKEDEQVKNILWSFLETWMDKNPEDFCDPSDLLPLQYLEAYLSVYIPNSDLIVRVKNLLIQLQEEHAKDSQAKDEEDSDLERHTSSDPQIECV; from the exons ATGTTCTCTTGCTGTTGTTGGACTACTCGAGGATCAGGCCCCAAGAAAGACAACAGGAAAGGTCATGATAGTGTCTGGAGGCACAGGGTTCTCTCATGCCTTCAATGCatgtggccattttcccaaaaggaaaaaaaattgagcaaggccagcccaggccacACAGACCAG GTGGAGAATGCTTCTGCTCAACAGGACCagatggaggcccagagagggtCAAGCATCAGGGCACAGACTGTGGTGGAGCAGATGAACACCCTGATGCCTTCTCTGTCTGCATACCGACATTTTGCCAGCCCTCTACAGATATTGGACCTACTGTTTGTGAG GGACTCATACCTCAGCCCTTACTCTAAAGAGGATGAACAAGTAAAGAACATCCTCTGGAGCTTCCTGGAAACATGGATGGACAAGAACCCTGAGGACTTTTGTGACCCATCAGACCTGTTGCCTCTGCAGTACCTGGAGGCCTACTTGAGTGTGTACATACCCAACTCTGATCTTATTGTCCGGGTCAAGAACCTCCTGATCCAGTTGCAGGAAGAACATGCCAAGGATTCACAGGCCAAGGACGAGGAAGATTCAGATCTGGAGAGACACACATCCTCAGATCCACAGATTGAATGTGTGTAA